A window of Paenibacillus sp. 19GGS1-52 contains these coding sequences:
- a CDS encoding response regulator transcription factor, translated as MSQRVLLVEDDEAISEMVRSYLVKEGYEVETAFDGEAAERIFRDHDPFELVLLDLMLPKRSGTDILQSIRATSLIPVLIMSAKDSDVDKALGLGFGADDYITKPFSMIELAARVKAAIRRAGYASVGAPAEESAVKVRKTITLRGLTVDLDNFAARKNGEEVKLTAKEFHILKLFVTHPGQVFTKAQIYGSVWEDDYYGDENVINVHMRRLREKIEDDPSHPEYIKTLWGIGYKLGEAVQ; from the coding sequence ATGTCACAACGAGTGCTATTAGTTGAGGACGATGAGGCCATCAGTGAAATGGTCCGTTCGTATTTAGTGAAGGAGGGTTACGAGGTAGAGACGGCCTTTGATGGAGAAGCGGCAGAGCGTATCTTCCGCGATCACGATCCCTTTGAGCTTGTTCTGTTAGATCTGATGTTGCCGAAACGGAGCGGTACAGATATTCTACAGAGTATCCGAGCTACGAGTCTTATTCCCGTGTTGATTATGTCCGCGAAGGACAGCGATGTGGATAAGGCGCTTGGCCTCGGCTTTGGTGCGGATGATTATATCACCAAGCCTTTCTCCATGATTGAGCTGGCGGCAAGGGTTAAGGCAGCTATCCGCCGCGCGGGGTACGCCTCGGTAGGCGCTCCAGCAGAAGAATCGGCGGTCAAGGTGAGGAAAACTATTACTCTACGTGGACTGACCGTGGATCTGGATAATTTCGCGGCGCGGAAGAATGGTGAGGAAGTAAAGCTGACGGCTAAGGAATTTCATATTCTAAAGTTATTCGTGACTCATCCAGGGCAAGTATTTACCAAAGCACAGATTTATGGAAGTGTCTGGGAAGATGATTATTACGGAGACGAGAATGTCATTAACGTACATATGAGAAGATTGCGTGAGAAAATTGAAGATGACCCCTCCCATCCAGAGTATATCAAGACGTTATGGGGGATCGGTTATAAGCTGGGGGAAGCCGTACAATGA
- a CDS encoding class I SAM-dependent methyltransferase, whose amino-acid sequence MEKQKLIRIFDKQADQYEKQREDPKQQRWRKHLLSHAKGEVLELAVGAGANFPFYPRDVKITATDFSEAMLAKAKVAAQYHGLDAHFKCADIEEMNFPDQSFDTIVSTLSLCSYRYPLKVLDNINRWCRPDGQILLLEHGISSNFAVAALQKGLNPLLYRVYGCHHTRDIVGLIRESGIVIEQVENYWLNMVHLIWAKPTHTTTTTGGNNHVTTSAIS is encoded by the coding sequence GTGGAGAAGCAGAAGTTAATTCGTATCTTTGATAAGCAAGCCGATCAATATGAGAAGCAAAGAGAGGACCCGAAGCAGCAACGGTGGCGTAAACATTTGTTAAGTCATGCGAAGGGTGAAGTGCTTGAGCTAGCTGTAGGGGCGGGTGCCAACTTCCCCTTCTATCCACGCGATGTAAAGATTACCGCAACGGATTTCAGTGAAGCCATGCTTGCAAAAGCTAAGGTGGCCGCACAATATCATGGGTTGGATGCTCATTTTAAGTGTGCTGATATTGAAGAAATGAACTTCCCGGATCAATCCTTCGATACTATTGTTTCGACGTTATCATTATGCAGCTACAGATACCCCTTAAAGGTATTGGATAATATCAATCGCTGGTGCAGGCCCGATGGGCAGATTCTTTTGCTGGAGCACGGGATCAGTTCTAACTTCGCAGTGGCTGCTCTCCAAAAAGGATTAAATCCGCTATTATACCGTGTATATGGATGTCATCATACAAGAGATATTGTCGGGCTCATTCGTGAGTCCGGCATCGTAATCGAGCAGGTAGAGAATTACTGGCTCAATATGGTTCACCTGATTTGGGCGAAACCGACACATACAACCACCACAACAGGAGGAAACAACCATGTCACAACGAGTGCTATTAGTTGA
- a CDS encoding DUF4304 domain-containing protein yields MKPKEMYKMMLSESITPLFKEKGYKKKNNVFVREYPEVVQIVHLAASSWNLPDYYDFSIDFTLFSKPYFALMQYELPKSWFNSTLYRPILGGNIQLLKSPRGYIPDYHIVSETNMNKVAEALRSDLVDYILPYIDPLWSTDALIKAIEVAKGQDIFGSLPNIHDEIILYYSLDHKEIAQEKLSEALSIEHENPYYKPKLIEIAEKLGLNYFNLI; encoded by the coding sequence ATGAAGCCAAAAGAGATGTATAAAATGATGTTATCAGAAAGTATTACACCTCTATTTAAGGAGAAGGGCTACAAAAAGAAAAATAATGTGTTTGTCAGAGAATACCCTGAAGTTGTTCAGATAGTGCATCTTGCTGCTTCAAGTTGGAACCTACCCGATTACTACGATTTTTCAATTGATTTTACATTATTCTCAAAACCTTATTTTGCCCTCATGCAATATGAATTACCTAAGAGTTGGTTCAACTCCACTTTGTACAGACCTATATTGGGAGGTAATATACAACTTTTAAAATCTCCTCGCGGATATATTCCCGATTATCATATCGTGTCTGAAACAAATATGAATAAAGTTGCTGAGGCTTTGAGAAGCGATCTGGTTGATTATATACTTCCATACATAGACCCATTATGGTCAACGGATGCATTAATTAAAGCAATAGAAGTGGCCAAAGGACAAGATATCTTCGGCTCATTACCTAATATTCATGACGAAATAATACTTTACTATTCATTAGATCATAAGGAAATTGCGCAAGAAAAGCTTTCTGAAGCACTAAGCATTGAACATGAGAACCCGTATTATAAGCCTAAACTAATTGAAATCGCAGAAAAATTAGGTCTGAACTACTTTAACCTTATATAA
- a CDS encoding SpoVR family protein — translation MPTDEINALERAIAEITEIATGFGLDFYPMRYEICPADIIYTFGAYGMPTRFGHWSFGKTFHKMKSQYDFGLSKIYELVINSNPCYAFLLDGNSLVQNKLIVAHVLAHCDFFKNNMRFSITNRDMVESMAATADRIAGYSVTYGTDAVESFIDSVLAVQEHIDPSLIQPRKLGKTHLLEAKMKERKDTPPGSVRPANPYNELWDLDKSADVQDTESSSSRAFPPEPEKDIVWFIQQYSTVLEDWQRDIMTMLHDEMLYFWPQMETKIMNEGWASYWHQRIMRELDLTVEETVEYAKLNSSVVQPSRQSLNPYYLGLKIFEDIERRWDRDKIFEVRELESDTSFIRSYLSKELVNDLDLYVFEKKGPEWKITDKAWENVRDQLVLARVNGGSPYLVIQDADFERNGELLIVHRYESIELDLKYLERTLPHIYKLWGRGVHLQTVVEDKKAQFSYDGKKVQRKFV, via the coding sequence ATGCCCACTGATGAAATCAACGCGCTAGAGCGGGCCATTGCCGAGATTACAGAAATCGCTACGGGGTTTGGTCTGGATTTTTATCCAATGCGTTATGAAATATGTCCCGCCGATATTATTTATACGTTTGGTGCTTACGGGATGCCGACCCGATTCGGGCATTGGAGCTTTGGGAAGACCTTTCACAAAATGAAGTCCCAGTACGATTTCGGCCTGAGCAAAATATACGAGCTCGTCATTAACTCCAATCCGTGTTACGCGTTCTTATTAGACGGAAACTCGCTGGTCCAGAATAAGCTGATTGTGGCCCATGTGCTGGCGCATTGCGATTTTTTCAAAAATAATATGCGGTTCTCGATAACCAACCGTGATATGGTCGAGAGCATGGCAGCCACAGCGGACCGGATTGCCGGTTATTCGGTGACCTATGGGACGGATGCGGTAGAGAGCTTCATCGATTCGGTGCTGGCGGTGCAGGAGCATATCGACCCCAGCCTGATCCAGCCGCGCAAGCTCGGCAAGACCCACCTGCTGGAAGCCAAAATGAAGGAGCGCAAGGACACCCCTCCGGGCAGCGTAAGACCCGCCAATCCCTACAATGAATTATGGGATCTAGATAAAAGTGCAGATGTCCAAGATACAGAATCCAGCAGCAGCCGCGCTTTCCCACCCGAACCGGAGAAGGACATCGTCTGGTTCATTCAGCAGTATTCCACGGTGCTTGAGGATTGGCAGCGCGACATTATGACCATGCTGCATGACGAGATGCTCTACTTCTGGCCGCAGATGGAGACTAAGATCATGAACGAAGGCTGGGCTTCCTACTGGCACCAACGCATCATGCGCGAGCTTGATCTGACCGTGGAGGAAACGGTGGAATACGCCAAGCTGAATTCCTCTGTGGTGCAGCCCTCCCGCCAGAGTCTAAACCCTTACTATCTGGGACTGAAGATCTTCGAAGATATCGAACGGCGCTGGGATCGCGACAAAATCTTCGAGGTGCGCGAGCTGGAATCCGACACTTCGTTTATCCGCAGCTATCTGTCCAAAGAGCTGGTTAATGACCTGGATCTCTATGTCTTTGAGAAAAAAGGACCGGAATGGAAAATCACCGACAAAGCTTGGGAAAATGTGCGCGACCAATTGGTGCTGGCGCGGGTCAACGGCGGATCTCCCTACCTTGTCATTCAGGATGCGGACTTTGAGCGCAACGGCGAGCTGCTTATTGTACATCGCTACGAGAGCATTGAACTGGACTTGAAGTATCTGGAGCGGACGCTGCCGCATATTTACAAGCTATGGGGGCGAGGCGTGCATTTGCAGACCGTAGTTGAGGATAAAAAAGCGCAGTTCTCGTATGACGGCAAGAAGGTGCAGCGGAAGTTTGTGTGA
- a CDS encoding ATP-binding cassette domain-containing protein, with protein MFAEITSITILGGRSKSGELEQAEITLVPGDLVAVVGPTGSGKSRLLADIEYIAQRDTPSGRQILINGEVAEPAVRFAWGRRLIAQLSQNMNFVMDATVAEFISMHAECREEAISGSSEADLIARVISQANLLTGEPITQDSPLTSLSGGQSRALMIADTAVLSDSPIVLIDEIENAGIDRRQALDVLVRNQKIVLMATHDPILALLAERRIVLKGGAMVKVLESSADESALLVELQRADAAMIAIREQLRRGESLAPTAFRYR; from the coding sequence ATGTTCGCAGAGATCACTTCCATTACCATTCTAGGCGGCCGCTCGAAGTCTGGCGAATTAGAACAGGCCGAAATCACCCTTGTGCCGGGCGATCTGGTGGCCGTGGTTGGACCGACCGGCTCGGGCAAAAGCAGACTGCTCGCCGACATTGAATATATTGCCCAGCGGGATACGCCAAGCGGACGCCAAATCCTTATTAACGGTGAGGTGGCTGAACCCGCTGTGCGTTTTGCCTGGGGGCGCAGGCTGATTGCCCAGCTCTCGCAAAATATGAATTTCGTAATGGATGCCACCGTGGCGGAATTCATCTCCATGCACGCGGAATGCCGGGAAGAAGCGATTAGCGGCTCCAGTGAAGCCGATCTGATCGCGCGAGTGATATCCCAAGCGAATCTGCTGACAGGTGAGCCGATTACGCAGGATAGTCCGCTGACCTCTCTAAGCGGTGGACAGTCGCGGGCGTTGATGATTGCGGATACGGCAGTTCTATCTGACAGCCCGATCGTCCTGATCGATGAGATCGAGAACGCCGGGATTGACCGCCGCCAGGCGCTGGATGTCCTTGTCCGCAATCAGAAGATTGTGCTGATGGCCACCCATGATCCAATTCTGGCCCTGCTTGCTGAGCGGCGCATTGTGCTGAAGGGCGGGGCGATGGTCAAGGTGCTGGAGAGCAGCGCGGACGAGAGTGCATTACTGGTTGAGCTTCAGAGAGCAGATGCCGCGATGATCGCCATTCGTGAGCAGTTGCGCCGGGGAGAGTCGCTTGCGCCGACGGCTTTTCGCTATCGCTGA
- a CDS encoding GTP-binding protein encodes MKLVTVAGPPSSGKTSMLLRVIDWLRETGISVGVVKFDCVSSEDDERYRSKGIPVLLGLAGNLCPDHYFVTNIEACAQWGKEQGLDMLISESAGLCNRCSPFIRKALAICVIDNLSGMNTPAKMGPLLKQADVVVITKGDIVSQAEREVFQHRVRKVNARAEIIQMNGLTGQGKERLGSLLAQSEDLDGLEGRKLRFSMPAAVCSYCLGETKIGSDYQMGNVKSIAIPASIPAAPEVN; translated from the coding sequence ATGAAGCTGGTTACCGTCGCTGGCCCGCCTTCGAGCGGCAAGACCTCGATGCTGCTGCGGGTCATCGATTGGCTGCGAGAGACTGGGATTTCAGTGGGTGTGGTGAAGTTTGACTGCGTTTCTTCGGAGGATGACGAACGTTACCGCAGTAAGGGTATCCCGGTGCTGCTGGGGTTAGCGGGAAATTTATGTCCAGATCACTATTTCGTAACCAATATCGAAGCCTGCGCACAGTGGGGCAAAGAGCAGGGGCTTGATATGCTGATCAGCGAAAGCGCAGGCCTGTGCAACCGCTGCTCCCCCTTCATTCGCAAGGCGCTGGCTATATGTGTCATTGACAATCTTTCGGGGATGAATACCCCCGCCAAGATGGGTCCACTGCTCAAGCAGGCAGATGTTGTAGTGATTACCAAGGGAGATATTGTCTCTCAGGCGGAACGAGAGGTATTCCAGCATCGGGTGCGCAAGGTGAATGCCCGGGCGGAGATTATACAGATGAACGGCCTGACTGGACAAGGCAAAGAACGGCTGGGTTCACTGCTCGCTCAGTCGGAAGATTTGGATGGACTGGAAGGGCGGAAGCTGCGGTTCTCCATGCCGGCTGCCGTCTGCTCCTACTGTCTGGGCGAGACGAAGATCGGCAGTGATTATCAGATGGGCAATGTCAAAAGCATAGCGATTCCTGCCTCGATTCCCGCCGCTCCGGAGGTGAATTGA
- a CDS encoding ABC transporter substrate-binding protein: MKSETIQEQSRLPRHLLAMLPCPLKVPLEETFLLRQSSGEWKGLYPEELQFEGNANQTDFYKQVDSFTSVDELPDIVITPGISSFFHDHFRSEFLDQDVFANAAEYEPNERFASIGLKDPTGRTTLLCVNPLVMVVDIKKLGDLPEPRSWSDLLNPVYHQQVTMRGHNGDSFCETVLLTLANLLGSEGLVHLGRAVRQGLHPGQMAKLAGTDNEKGTAIYIMPYFYAKMIQKQDRVHVVWPLEGAVASPVFMLMKHNVSSEVRQLASFFTGPETAEMYEKAFFPSPHPDVASQIPDGKLLWMGWDTVWSGKIQQLTEAVNHSFMQGFQEEGS; this comes from the coding sequence ATGAAATCTGAGACGATTCAAGAACAAAGCCGCCTGCCCCGTCATTTGCTGGCCATGCTGCCCTGCCCGCTTAAAGTGCCACTGGAGGAAACCTTTCTGCTCCGGCAAAGCTCGGGAGAATGGAAGGGGCTGTACCCGGAAGAGCTGCAATTCGAAGGGAATGCGAACCAAACCGATTTTTATAAGCAGGTGGATAGCTTTACGAGTGTGGATGAACTGCCGGATATCGTGATTACACCTGGAATCAGCAGCTTTTTTCATGATCATTTCCGCAGTGAGTTTCTGGATCAGGACGTCTTTGCTAATGCTGCCGAGTATGAGCCGAATGAGCGTTTTGCTTCGATCGGTCTGAAGGACCCTACGGGAAGAACCACACTGCTGTGCGTAAATCCGTTGGTGATGGTTGTGGATATCAAGAAGCTTGGGGATCTGCCTGAACCCCGTTCATGGAGTGATCTGTTAAATCCGGTCTATCATCAACAAGTGACTATGCGCGGACATAACGGGGACAGCTTTTGCGAGACGGTTCTGCTGACTCTGGCCAATTTGTTGGGTAGCGAAGGGCTTGTCCATCTGGGCCGTGCGGTGCGCCAGGGACTTCATCCAGGGCAAATGGCCAAGCTGGCGGGTACGGATAACGAGAAGGGAACCGCGATTTACATTATGCCGTATTTTTATGCAAAAATGATACAGAAGCAGGATCGAGTACATGTCGTGTGGCCGCTCGAAGGAGCTGTCGCCAGCCCTGTCTTTATGCTGATGAAGCATAATGTTTCTTCGGAGGTTCGGCAGCTTGCGTCCTTTTTCACTGGCCCCGAGACGGCTGAGATGTACGAGAAGGCCTTCTTTCCCTCGCCACATCCGGATGTGGCCTCACAGATTCCAGATGGAAAGCTGCTGTGGATGGGCTGGGATACCGTCTGGAGCGGCAAGATCCAGCAGTTGACGGAAGCGGTCAATCATTCCTTTATGCAAGGCTTCCAAGAGGAGGGGTCATGA
- a CDS encoding S-layer homology domain-containing protein codes for MFIKNWLLKKSILVMLIICLTSLPFGTIFAGTASDIEGNWAKAQINKWMDNGLISGYPDGQFKPNTFITRAELVALINKSFGFVETKESLYKDVTASDWYNSELLKANAAGYIQGYSDGSFGPNKKVTRQEFAVIISKLLQLTASEAVNPFSDTSASATWSKGAINSVSAKGIMNGYSDNTFHPQSFATRAEAIVILDRSLAIQSETTTVSYNKAGTYGPETGNAAVSQNVVVNSADVTLQNMTIAGNLLLAEGIAEGNVYLKNVTVTGITTVKGGGAHSVHFENTQLATVIIDKAIGSIRIVVEGSTQIDEIQVQSTANIESNEGASINTVTLSKELPKDSQVSLTGSFKAVNVLAQNIIVEIPQGSIQTLNIDKEASGNKLNNEAQIISFTINASMDISGKGKIETALINAPGITMEYPPAQVEVGKDVSADVSVNIGGVDKVAATVLPSPSPTPVISVGVASPVTGAPTAVPTAAPTPTAEPTPTPTAEPTPTPSAEPTAVTTLPTMPIEVPTLPTVPIEVPTLPSLPSPTPPLVPTFTPTVTPVVISPPIVDEKNVMGIIKNEDGSVFEDGTLGIFSTDSVFHVSTYSVEIKNGEFSLELPSGSYQLGTLHNSLSQEDIEFYYVFTIEDSQSSPSLLNITIPRKYEGTLTNEDGSSIEDGFLSVTGTVYGPNAHYSSPIVNGKFSLYLPDDTYTISDYINAATKKQIILNMLPTFKVDKGQTTPSELDFTLPKKYEGTIENADGIPFGDGWISMYSINSGPSYSYNIEVNNGKFNLYLPDGSYKINSLLLSADKSILMFDYSFTVLDGKSNPDALTITLP; via the coding sequence GTGTTCATTAAAAACTGGTTACTCAAGAAATCTATCTTAGTTATGCTTATTATCTGTTTAACATCTTTACCTTTTGGTACTATTTTTGCTGGAACTGCGTCTGATATCGAAGGGAATTGGGCTAAGGCGCAAATAAATAAATGGATGGATAACGGTCTTATTTCTGGGTATCCAGATGGGCAATTTAAGCCTAATACATTCATTACGAGAGCAGAACTGGTTGCGTTAATCAATAAATCCTTTGGGTTTGTGGAGACTAAGGAGAGCTTGTATAAAGATGTTACTGCTTCAGATTGGTATAATTCAGAGCTATTGAAAGCAAATGCCGCTGGTTATATCCAGGGCTATTCGGATGGCTCCTTCGGCCCCAATAAGAAGGTTACCCGTCAGGAATTTGCCGTTATTATTAGCAAACTACTTCAACTGACTGCCTCAGAGGCTGTTAACCCGTTCAGCGATACATCAGCAAGCGCAACCTGGAGCAAAGGAGCAATTAACTCCGTATCCGCAAAAGGGATTATGAATGGATATTCAGACAATACCTTTCATCCGCAATCCTTTGCAACTCGTGCAGAGGCTATTGTTATCTTAGATAGATCTTTGGCAATTCAGAGTGAAACGACGACTGTATCCTATAATAAAGCGGGCACCTATGGGCCTGAGACTGGAAATGCTGCAGTAAGTCAAAATGTAGTGGTCAACTCAGCGGATGTTACCCTCCAGAATATGACCATTGCTGGAAATCTGCTTTTGGCAGAAGGAATTGCTGAAGGGAATGTGTATCTAAAGAACGTTACTGTTACAGGCATTACCACTGTTAAGGGCGGTGGAGCTCACAGTGTTCATTTTGAGAATACCCAATTGGCTACAGTGATCATTGATAAGGCAATCGGCAGCATAAGAATAGTGGTCGAAGGCAGCACGCAGATTGATGAAATTCAGGTTCAGTCAACGGCAAATATAGAATCTAATGAAGGAGCATCCATTAATACAGTTACATTATCCAAAGAGCTTCCTAAAGATTCACAGGTCAGCTTAACGGGCAGCTTCAAAGCTGTAAATGTGCTGGCACAAAATATTATCGTAGAAATCCCCCAGGGCAGTATTCAGACGCTAAATATAGATAAAGAGGCAAGTGGCAATAAGCTCAATAACGAAGCCCAAATCATATCCTTTACCATCAACGCAAGCATGGATATTTCTGGTAAAGGAAAGATAGAAACTGCTTTAATTAATGCTCCAGGAATTACAATGGAATATCCACCAGCCCAAGTGGAGGTTGGAAAAGATGTATCAGCAGATGTCTCGGTTAACATTGGTGGGGTAGATAAAGTAGCAGCTACAGTGTTGCCGTCACCCTCACCTACGCCAGTAATATCGGTTGGAGTAGCATCACCAGTCACTGGAGCACCAACGGCCGTACCAACAGCCGCACCAACACCAACAGCAGAGCCGACACCAACGCCAACAGCAGAGCCAACCCCAACACCATCAGCAGAGCCGACAGCGGTAACAACACTACCGACAATGCCAATAGAGGTGCCGACATTACCGACAGTGCCAATAGAAGTACCGACACTACCGTCGTTGCCATCACCAACACCACCGTTAGTCCCAACTTTTACGCCGACAGTAACGCCAGTAGTAATATCGCCACCAATAGTAGATGAAAAAAACGTTATGGGAATAATAAAAAATGAAGACGGATCAGTTTTTGAAGATGGAACATTAGGTATTTTCAGTACGGATTCTGTATTTCATGTGAGTACTTATTCCGTTGAGATAAAGAATGGAGAGTTCAGTCTGGAGTTGCCTTCTGGGAGTTATCAATTAGGGACACTCCATAATTCGTTGAGTCAAGAAGATATTGAATTTTATTATGTCTTTACGATAGAAGATAGTCAGTCTAGCCCTAGTCTGTTAAATATTACTATCCCCCGCAAATATGAGGGTACCTTAACAAATGAAGATGGATCTTCCATAGAAGATGGTTTTCTATCAGTTACTGGGACAGTATATGGTCCTAATGCTCATTACAGTTCTCCAATAGTAAACGGTAAATTTAGCCTGTACTTACCGGATGATACCTATACAATAAGTGATTATATTAATGCTGCTACAAAAAAGCAGATTATACTCAACATGTTACCTACCTTCAAGGTAGATAAAGGTCAGACTACACCGAGCGAGTTAGACTTTACGTTGCCTAAGAAATATGAGGGAACTATAGAAAATGCAGATGGAATACCGTTTGGCGATGGTTGGATATCTATGTATAGCATAAACTCCGGCCCAAGCTACTCGTATAATATTGAGGTGAACAACGGAAAGTTTAACCTTTATCTACCTGACGGCTCCTATAAGATAAATAGTCTCCTCCTTTCTGCGGATAAGTCGATACTCATGTTTGACTACTCCTTTACTGTACTTGATGGAAAGTCTAATCCGGACGCACTTACCATAACCTTGCCATAG
- a CDS encoding copper amine oxidase N-terminal domain-containing protein encodes MKIRNRIKTMLLLALTISVLLGTYGGLGNAQAANTSSPVAIKQSVPLVEIAPSVWSFDTKHTNIDFFINKGITYVSYKQAAAVFQDLVWSFDQKSGNLQISGPNRTLSWKVNTTTAMLNGKTHPMSAAMMNKNGSLSIPLRDLVNWSGGSLSLYSNHIMTLSYKILNVVAGNSKGWYWVRKDNGLIYTAVGSGMPHNIGQSAVRANQYAAMTLLQADTHTVVLQVIHNYGEPSLGNDLYKLLIYNGKLIRESAVGYYGGSPVNSIAQAEGLTVMLNDTELLLVRSNGTVQQRFDLNKLGGLDEVYTVEYASVKDGILLIRPFESRTLLLIDPKLDSPVVLYKELLSKEEQVEFEKWEKNPTMPPREGLQFVKREGQTFTFTHTGPTGEVTEGLTYTLAN; translated from the coding sequence ATGAAAATTCGGAATCGGATTAAAACAATGCTACTGCTAGCACTAACAATAAGTGTTCTACTAGGTACATATGGAGGCTTAGGAAATGCTCAAGCAGCAAATACATCGTCGCCCGTAGCGATAAAACAATCAGTTCCTCTAGTTGAAATAGCCCCTAGCGTTTGGTCATTTGACACCAAGCATACCAATATTGATTTTTTTATCAATAAAGGGATTACTTATGTGTCTTATAAACAAGCTGCTGCTGTATTTCAGGATCTAGTTTGGTCCTTTGATCAAAAGTCCGGAAATTTGCAGATAAGCGGTCCAAACCGGACCTTAAGCTGGAAGGTTAACACTACAACAGCTATGTTGAACGGAAAAACACACCCAATGTCTGCTGCTATGATGAATAAAAATGGCAGTCTAAGCATTCCGCTTCGGGACTTAGTGAACTGGTCTGGCGGCAGTCTGAGCTTGTACTCCAATCATATAATGACGTTGTCTTATAAGATCCTTAACGTAGTAGCTGGTAATTCCAAAGGTTGGTATTGGGTTCGAAAAGATAATGGCCTCATATATACGGCTGTCGGCTCCGGGATGCCTCATAACATCGGCCAGTCGGCGGTAAGAGCGAATCAATACGCTGCAATGACTCTCCTGCAAGCAGATACTCATACCGTCGTCCTGCAAGTTATCCATAATTATGGTGAACCCAGTCTTGGCAATGATCTTTACAAGCTACTAATTTATAATGGGAAGCTTATCAGAGAGTCAGCGGTAGGCTACTACGGAGGAAGTCCCGTGAACAGTATTGCGCAAGCAGAGGGGTTAACCGTCATGCTGAATGACACTGAACTGCTATTAGTACGATCTAATGGGACGGTGCAACAGCGATTTGATTTGAATAAGCTGGGAGGCCTAGACGAAGTCTATACCGTTGAATATGCTTCTGTAAAAGACGGAATTTTGCTTATACGGCCTTTTGAATCACGGACTCTGTTGCTTATTGATCCTAAGCTGGATAGTCCTGTGGTGTTATATAAGGAGCTCTTATCGAAGGAAGAGCAAGTGGAATTTGAAAAATGGGAGAAGAATCCAACTATGCCACCTAGAGAGGGATTGCAATTTGTCAAAAGGGAAGGGCAGACTTTCACTTTCACTCACACAGGCCCTACTGGAGAAGTAACTGAGGGATTGACCTATACGTTAGCAAATTGA